In Eschrichtius robustus isolate mEscRob2 chromosome 11, mEscRob2.pri, whole genome shotgun sequence, the following proteins share a genomic window:
- the LOC137772143 gene encoding LOW QUALITY PROTEIN: thimet oligopeptidase-like (The sequence of the model RefSeq protein was modified relative to this genomic sequence to represent the inferred CDS: inserted 1 base in 1 codon; deleted 1 base in 1 codon), which produces PRSPAPAGSGFQENCTILGELVRLQAQKSCLLGFSTRADSVLEMNMAKTSQVVATFLDELAQKLKPLGEQERXVILELKKAECQRRGLHFAGLINAWDLHYYMNQGEETCYHEDQYLRNESFPMQVVTRGLLGISQELLGLTFDLEEGANVCHQDVRLYTVRDVASGKVSISKFYLDLYPREGKSGHTACFGLQPGCLQQDGSRQIAIVAMVANFTKPTPDPPSLLQHHELETYFHEFWQAMHQLRSQVGAGAGLWAGAGEGPGARGPQADPRHGILPLMSPRTWRRPRCQLPSSKPTHWARKQQKWMSSRLWRLEAPDQGPVMRTRGKALGPGAPHPERPWRCCQSRWGTGSAIPQGLRDKLIKSRQANSGLFNLRQIVLAEVDQALHMQTPVDPAQKNARLCQEILGGPAMPGTHLPATFGRLAGRYNAQSYGYLCSEVYSADTFHTRFKQEGVLSGKVAMDYRSCILRPGGSKDAKGMVKLFLACDPRQDAFLLSKGLQVEGCKPPAC; this is translated from the exons ccacggtccccagcgccgGCCggctctgggttccaggagaactgcacgatcctcggggagctggtgaGGCTGCAGGCCCAGAAGTCctgcctgctggggttcagcacgcgtgctgactccgtgctggagatgaacatggccaagaccagccaggtggtggccactttcctag atgagctggcccagaagctgaagcccctcggggagcaggagc ccgtgatcctggagcTAAAGAAGGCcgagtgccagaggcggggcctgcactttgccGGGCTCATCAATGCCTGGGACCTGCACtactacatgaaccagggggaagAGACGTGCTACCACGAGGACCAGTACCTGCGcaatgagtccttccccatgcaggtggtcacgcgcgggctgctgggcatctcccaggagctgctggggctgaccttcgacctggaggagggcgCCAACGTGTGTCACCAAGacgtgaggctctacacggtccgggacgtgGCCTCGGGCAAGGTC TCCATcagcaagttctacctggacctctaccctcg ggaagggaagtccggGCACACGGCCTGCTTCGGCCTGCAGccaggctgcctgcagcaggatgggagccGCCAGATCGCCATCgtggccatggtggccaacttcaccaagccCACGCCCGACCCGCCCTCCCTGCTGCAGCAccatgagctggagacctacttccacgagttctggcaagcgatgcaccagctccgctcccaggtgggtgcgggcgcggggctgtgGGCAGGGGCCGGGGAGGGCCCGGGCGCGCGTGGTCCTCAGGCAgaccctcgccacgggattcttccgctgatgtcaccccgcacgtggcgacgccctcggtgtcagctTCCATCATCAAAGCCCACGCACTGGGCacgtaaacaacagaaatggatgtcctcgagactctggaggctggaagccccagatcaagga ccggtgatgagaaccagagggaaggctctggggccgggggcACCGCACCCTGAGAGGCCTTGgcgctgctgccagtctcggtggggcacgggcagcgccatCCCCCAGGGGCTGCGGGACAAGCTCATCAAGTCCCGGCAGGCCAACTCAG gcctcttcaacctgcgccagatcgtcctggccgaGGTTGACCAGGCCCTGCACATGCAGACGCCTGTGGACCCAGCCCAgaagaatgcccgcctctgccaggagatCCTCGGGGGCCCAGCCATGCCAG GGACCCACCTGCCTGCGACCTTCGGCCGCCTGGCAGGAAGATAcaacgcccagtcctatggctacctgtgcagcgaggtgtactccgcggatACGTTCCACACACGCTTCAAGcaggagggcgtcctgagtggcaag gttgccatggactacagaagctgcattctgaggccaggcgGCTCcaaggatgccaagggcatggtgaagctcttcctggctTGCGACCCCAGGCAGgatgccttcctcctgagcaaagggctgcaggttgagggctgcaagccgccggcctgctga